The Calditrichota bacterium genome has a window encoding:
- the tcmP gene encoding three-Cys-motif partner protein TcmP → MKDDVIGDWSENKLEIIEKYARPYSQIMTSKGFYHIYIDAFAGSGRHISRRSEKEVLGSPRIALATSPPFREYHFVEWNEKRAEGLRVLEQEHSNLKVYFGDCNNVLPREIFPLLARSGKQRALCILDPYALNYDWNLICAAAQTKKVDLILTFMMMDVQMNVLLKDPNTIKETQAKRLTRSWGDETWRKAAYEVHDEQLNMFGGSDRVKTGSLHFAKEYGRRLKEVAGFEYVSDPVEMLNSRKGTVYYLYFMSHASVALKIMKDIVTRLRKRQVGHA, encoded by the coding sequence ATGAAAGACGACGTTATAGGCGATTGGTCAGAAAACAAGCTAGAAATTATCGAGAAGTACGCCAGGCCTTACTCGCAAATCATGACGAGCAAGGGTTTCTATCACATTTACATTGACGCATTTGCAGGATCTGGTCGGCACATATCGCGACGATCAGAAAAGGAAGTGCTCGGTTCTCCGCGGATTGCGCTTGCAACTTCGCCGCCTTTCAGAGAGTACCATTTTGTGGAGTGGAACGAGAAAAGAGCAGAAGGACTCCGAGTTCTTGAACAAGAACACAGCAATCTCAAAGTATATTTCGGCGATTGCAACAACGTCTTGCCTCGCGAAATATTCCCCCTTCTCGCAAGATCTGGAAAACAGAGAGCATTGTGTATCCTCGATCCATATGCCCTCAATTATGATTGGAACCTGATATGCGCGGCTGCACAAACGAAAAAGGTCGATTTGATCTTGACGTTTATGATGATGGATGTACAAATGAATGTTTTGTTGAAAGACCCCAATACAATAAAGGAAACTCAGGCAAAAAGGCTCACACGTTCTTGGGGAGATGAAACATGGCGAAAAGCGGCCTATGAGGTTCACGACGAACAACTTAACATGTTTGGTGGGAGCGATCGAGTAAAGACGGGCAGTCTGCACTTTGCGAAAGAGTATGGACGTAGGCTGAAAGAGGTTGCGGGGTTTGAATATGTTTCTGATCCAGTTGAAATGTTGAACTCTCGTAAAGGGACAGTCTACTATCTCTATTTCATGAGCCATGCCTCTGTCGCGTTAAAGATAATGAAAGACATTGTTACAAGACTTCGAAAGAGACAGGTTGGGCATGCCTAA
- the aceE gene encoding pyruvate dehydrogenase (acetyl-transferring), homodimeric type codes for MSNSTQADDKLTLENIHESSAFNPYRGQSLPEDIEIQEWTESLDYEFEQGGPERVQALLHWLQIHAQKQGVSVPFPLTTPYVNTIPADKQPAFPGSREIERRIKSIIRWNAMAMVVRANRAEDGIGGHISTYASVATLFEIGFNHFFKGPQHADGADQIYFQGHASPGIYARAFLEGRISIEQLRNFRHELRPEGGLSSYPHPWLMPNFWQFPTVSMGLGPITAIYQARFNRYLENRSLKPSTDSHVWAFLGDGETDEPEALGAIGLAGREKLDNLIFVVNCNLQRLDGPVRGNGKIIQELETIFRGAGWNVVKLIWGNDWDYLLAEDKSGKLVKRMGEALDGDYQKYSVESGAYIRQHFFGIDPDLLAMVDHLSDEQLLKMRRGGHDPEKVYAAYKAAVEHKGQPTVVLAQTIKGYGLGEAGEGRNITHQQKKLNDEELRHFRTRFGIPISDEAIAATPLYKPPHDSPEMKYIRERREALGGSMPQRNVTVEPIAPPAKDFWKEFFESSGEREVSTTMVFVRILAKLLKDEAWGKFVVPIVPDEARTFGMEALFRQVGIYSSIGQNYEPVDRASLLYYKEATDGQILEEGITEAGSMSSFIAAGTAYANHGLNMIPFFTFYSMFGPQRIGDLIWAAGDARCKGFMMGATAGRTTLNGEGLQHEDGHSPILTLPTPNLMVYDIAFGYELALIIRDGMKRMYQDQEDIFYYLTIQNENYSHPEMPKGVEEGVLKGLYLYKKSDDKKAKLRVNLFGSGSIMLGVLEAQKMLSEKYGIAADVYSVTSYKTLYTEALACERWNMLNPTETAKVPYVTQAMKGAAEITIAASDYMKAQSDLIRSYVPGDFHSLGTDGFGRSESREALRDFFEVSAPYIVQAALTKLTQQGKIKPDVVAGHMKEFGILAGKLDPWVA; via the coding sequence GTGGACAGAGTCGCTGGACTACGAGTTTGAACAAGGCGGACCGGAACGTGTGCAAGCCCTATTGCACTGGTTGCAGATTCACGCCCAGAAGCAGGGCGTGTCGGTGCCGTTTCCGCTAACCACTCCGTATGTGAACACGATTCCCGCCGACAAGCAGCCCGCATTTCCGGGCAGTCGTGAAATCGAGCGCCGCATCAAGAGCATCATCCGCTGGAATGCGATGGCGATGGTCGTGCGTGCGAACCGTGCCGAAGACGGCATCGGTGGACATATCTCCACCTACGCGTCCGTCGCGACGCTGTTCGAAATCGGCTTCAACCATTTCTTTAAAGGCCCCCAGCACGCCGACGGCGCCGATCAAATCTACTTCCAAGGTCATGCGTCGCCGGGAATCTACGCGCGCGCATTCTTGGAAGGACGGATCTCCATCGAGCAGTTGCGTAACTTCCGTCACGAACTGCGGCCCGAAGGCGGACTCTCGTCCTACCCGCACCCGTGGTTGATGCCGAATTTCTGGCAATTCCCGACGGTGTCGATGGGACTCGGGCCGATCACAGCCATTTATCAGGCACGGTTCAACCGCTATCTGGAAAACCGCAGCCTGAAGCCAAGTACCGATTCGCACGTATGGGCGTTTTTGGGTGACGGTGAAACGGACGAGCCGGAAGCGCTCGGCGCCATCGGACTCGCCGGACGCGAAAAGCTCGACAATCTGATCTTCGTTGTCAACTGTAACCTGCAAAGACTCGACGGGCCGGTGCGCGGCAATGGGAAGATCATTCAGGAACTTGAGACGATTTTCCGGGGCGCGGGTTGGAATGTCGTCAAGCTCATCTGGGGCAATGACTGGGATTATCTGCTCGCCGAAGACAAAAGCGGCAAGCTGGTCAAGCGGATGGGTGAAGCGCTCGACGGAGATTACCAAAAGTATTCGGTGGAATCGGGCGCGTACATTCGCCAGCACTTCTTTGGGATCGATCCCGATCTGCTGGCAATGGTGGATCATCTTTCCGATGAGCAATTGCTTAAGATGCGCCGCGGCGGACACGATCCGGAAAAAGTTTACGCCGCTTACAAGGCCGCAGTCGAGCACAAAGGTCAACCGACCGTCGTTTTGGCGCAGACCATCAAAGGTTACGGCCTGGGCGAAGCAGGCGAAGGCCGCAACATCACGCACCAGCAGAAGAAGCTCAACGACGAAGAGCTGCGGCACTTCCGCACGCGCTTCGGGATTCCCATTTCGGATGAAGCCATCGCCGCCACGCCGCTCTACAAGCCGCCGCACGACAGCCCCGAGATGAAATACATTAGGGAGCGCCGCGAAGCGCTGGGCGGCTCGATGCCGCAGCGCAATGTCACGGTGGAGCCGATCGCACCTCCCGCGAAAGATTTCTGGAAAGAGTTCTTCGAGAGCAGCGGCGAGCGCGAAGTTTCGACGACGATGGTGTTCGTCAGAATTCTGGCCAAACTTCTGAAAGACGAAGCGTGGGGCAAGTTTGTCGTGCCGATCGTGCCGGATGAAGCGCGCACGTTTGGTATGGAAGCGCTGTTCCGCCAAGTCGGAATCTATTCGAGCATCGGCCAGAACTATGAGCCGGTCGACCGCGCGTCTCTTCTATATTATAAAGAGGCGACGGACGGGCAGATTTTGGAAGAGGGAATCACCGAAGCGGGTTCGATGTCGAGCTTCATCGCGGCGGGGACGGCCTATGCCAATCACGGGCTGAACATGATTCCGTTTTTCACGTTCTATTCGATGTTCGGGCCGCAACGCATCGGCGATTTGATTTGGGCCGCGGGTGACGCGCGCTGCAAGGGTTTTATGATGGGCGCGACGGCCGGACGCACGACATTGAACGGCGAAGGACTTCAGCACGAAGACGGACACAGTCCGATTTTGACTCTGCCGACGCCGAACCTGATGGTGTATGATATCGCGTTCGGCTACGAACTCGCGCTGATTATCCGCGACGGTATGAAGCGGATGTATCAGGATCAGGAAGATATTTTCTACTATCTGACGATTCAGAACGAAAATTATTCGCATCCGGAGATGCCGAAGGGTGTTGAAGAGGGCGTATTGAAGGGACTTTATCTCTACAAGAAATCCGACGACAAAAAGGCGAAGCTGCGGGTGAATTTGTTCGGATCGGGTTCGATTATGCTCGGTGTGTTGGAAGCGCAGAAGATGCTCTCGGAAAAATACGGCATCGCGGCGGATGTGTATAGTGTGACGAGCTATAAGACTCTTTACACGGAAGCGCTGGCGTGCGAACGCTGGAATATGCTCAATCCGACTGAGACTGCGAAGGTTCCGTATGTGACGCAGGCGATGAAGGGCGCGGCCGAGATTACGATTGCTGCTTCGGATTATATGAAGGCGCAGAGTGATTTGATTCGCAGCTACGTACCGGGCGATTTTCACTCTTTGGGAACGGACGGATTTGGACGCAGCGAAAGCCGTGAAGCGCTCAGAGATTTCTTTGAAGTGAGCGCGCCGTATATCGTGCAGGCCGCGCTGACGAAGCTCACGCAGCAGGGGAAGATCAAGCCCGATGTTGTGGCGGGGCATATGAAGGAGTTTGGGATTTTGGCGGGGAAATTGGATCCTTGGGTGGCGTAA
- a CDS encoding 2-oxo acid dehydrogenase subunit E2 yields the protein MPDFKIPFLGDGITKGDVVKLLVKVGDTVKVDQALFELETDKAVMEVPSDVEGKITNILIKPGDKVVPEQVVMQMEGGAVAVAEKPAAPKAEAPKPAPKPEPVAAKVETVPAPKPVAPATNGHIKDDRMLPAGPAVRRFARELGVDLSQVAGSGPRGRILIEDVKLFVRTSAKVPSAGGATVSAIGPQPLPDFGKWGATHREPMSNVRRATAQKLSRDWSTGPQVTQFDEADVTNIEKLRKQFSPLAEKAGGALTMTAILLKISAAALKVFPQFRGSLDFQSEEVVFKDYYHVGVAVDTERGLLVPVIRDVDSKNLIQLSVELTEAAGRARDRKLALEEMQGSVFTISNLGGIGGTNFTPIVNQPDAAILGVSRAQTKPVWNGKEFEPRRIMPLSLSYDHRLIDGADAARFLRWICQAVEEPFVLSVEG from the coding sequence ATGCCTGATTTCAAAATACCATTTCTTGGAGACGGCATCACTAAGGGTGATGTTGTTAAATTGCTGGTCAAAGTTGGCGATACGGTCAAGGTTGATCAAGCGCTGTTTGAACTCGAAACCGACAAGGCCGTGATGGAAGTGCCGTCGGATGTCGAGGGAAAAATTACGAACATCCTGATTAAGCCGGGCGATAAAGTTGTGCCGGAACAGGTCGTGATGCAGATGGAAGGTGGGGCGGTGGCTGTCGCTGAAAAACCCGCAGCTCCCAAAGCCGAAGCGCCGAAACCTGCACCAAAGCCCGAACCAGTTGCGGCAAAAGTCGAAACCGTTCCTGCGCCAAAACCTGTTGCACCTGCGACCAACGGTCACATCAAAGACGACCGCATGCTTCCTGCCGGTCCTGCGGTGCGTCGCTTCGCTCGCGAACTGGGAGTTGATCTTTCGCAAGTCGCGGGCAGCGGCCCGCGCGGTCGGATTCTGATTGAGGACGTAAAGCTGTTCGTGCGCACGTCCGCGAAAGTTCCGAGCGCGGGCGGAGCAACCGTCAGCGCGATTGGTCCGCAACCCCTGCCGGATTTTGGCAAGTGGGGCGCAACGCATCGTGAACCGATGTCGAATGTCCGCCGTGCAACGGCGCAAAAACTCTCGCGCGATTGGAGCACCGGCCCGCAAGTCACGCAGTTCGACGAAGCCGACGTAACCAACATCGAAAAACTCCGCAAGCAGTTTTCTCCCTTGGCCGAAAAAGCCGGCGGCGCGCTGACGATGACCGCGATTCTTCTGAAAATCTCCGCAGCGGCGTTGAAAGTTTTCCCGCAGTTTCGCGGCAGTCTCGATTTTCAATCCGAGGAAGTCGTGTTCAAGGATTACTACCACGTCGGCGTCGCGGTGGATACCGAGCGCGGCTTGTTGGTGCCCGTGATTCGTGACGTGGATTCAAAAAACCTGATTCAACTTTCCGTCGAACTCACCGAAGCTGCCGGACGCGCGCGCGACCGCAAACTCGCGCTCGAAGAAATGCAGGGCAGCGTGTTCACGATTTCAAATTTGGGCGGCATCGGCGGTACGAACTTCACACCGATCGTCAATCAACCCGACGCCGCGATCCTCGGCGTCTCGCGCGCACAAACAAAACCCGTTTGGAACGGCAAAGAATTCGAGCCGCGCAGAATTATGCCGCTTTCGTTGTCCTATGATCACCGTCTGATCGACGGCGCCGACGCCGCAAGATTCCTAAGATGGATCTGCCAAGCCGTCGAAGAACCGTTTGTGCTGAGCGTGGAAGGTTAG
- a CDS encoding phage Gp37/Gp68 family protein → MPKSSIEWTHSTWNPVTGCNKISQGCKFCYAERMAKRLHGMGLEKYRNGFEVTLHPEVVELPIYWPEPQTIFVNSMSDLFHEKVPRDYILDIFITMAVADWHTYQVLTKRSARLAGLSKFLEWPENVWMGVSVENEDVLFRIDDLRASDAKVKFLSCEPLIGPLRNMNLEGIDWVIVGGESGPGARYISPDWVRDIRDQCQRAGVAFFFKQWGGVVKSRTGRTLDNRTWDDMPTQLNVLQEA, encoded by the coding sequence ATGCCTAAATCCTCAATCGAGTGGACGCACTCCACATGGAACCCTGTTACTGGTTGTAACAAGATTAGTCAGGGATGCAAATTCTGTTACGCCGAGCGGATGGCGAAGCGACTTCACGGAATGGGGCTTGAGAAGTATCGTAATGGATTTGAGGTAACGCTTCATCCCGAAGTGGTTGAGTTGCCAATCTACTGGCCGGAGCCTCAGACCATATTCGTGAACTCGATGAGCGATTTGTTTCACGAGAAAGTACCGCGAGACTACATTCTTGACATATTCATTACGATGGCTGTAGCTGATTGGCATACATACCAAGTATTGACTAAGCGTTCAGCGCGTCTTGCAGGATTGAGTAAGTTCCTGGAATGGCCGGAAAATGTTTGGATGGGTGTTAGTGTCGAGAATGAGGATGTGCTATTCCGAATTGATGATCTGCGAGCAAGTGATGCGAAGGTGAAATTCCTGTCATGTGAGCCGCTTATTGGCCCACTGCGAAACATGAACCTTGAAGGAATAGACTGGGTGATTGTCGGAGGTGAGTCTGGTCCTGGCGCTCGTTACATTTCACCTGACTGGGTACGCGACATTCGTGATCAATGCCAAAGAGCTGGCGTCGCGTTCTTTTTCAAGCAGTGGGGCGGTGTGGTGAAGAGCCGTACGGGCCGCACATTGGACAATCGGACGTGGGATGATATGCCCACACAATTAAACGTACTGCAGGAAGCATAG
- the lpdA gene encoding dihydrolipoyl dehydrogenase codes for MSDKFKVTVLGGGPGGYAAAFHAADHGHDVTLIDLEKNPGGVCLYRGCIPSKALLHTGKLITDARDAEAHGVKFDPPKIDLDKLREFKSSVVTKLTGGLGLLTKQRKIKYVQGRGKFVSSNAIEVELVAGGTERVEFQKCILASGSRAAQIPSFPNDSPHVWNSRTALDLPEIPKRLLVVGGGYIGLELGSVYSALGSKVVVVEMLDSLLAGADADLARYLVQKLSKEFEAIHTGTRVVDVQANKSGVTVKFDGKHTGEEKFDKVLVSIGRRPNVENLGLENTKVKVGQDGFIIIDASRRTHDANIWAIGDCAGQPMLAHKASAEGRVAVESISGKKSVFAPRAIPAVVFTDPEIAWAGLTENDAKAANRDVKILKFPWPASGRALAMGRTDGVTKLICDPATGQVLGTGIAGVHAGDLIGEAVLAIEMGATAEDVALSIHAHPTLSETIMEAAEMIYGSSVHFVGRK; via the coding sequence ATGTCCGATAAATTCAAAGTCACAGTTTTGGGCGGTGGGCCGGGAGGTTACGCCGCTGCTTTTCATGCGGCGGATCACGGTCACGACGTCACGCTGATCGATCTCGAGAAAAATCCCGGCGGCGTCTGTCTTTACCGCGGGTGTATTCCGTCCAAGGCACTCTTGCATACGGGGAAATTGATCACGGATGCGCGCGACGCCGAAGCGCATGGTGTGAAGTTTGATCCGCCGAAAATAGACCTTGACAAATTGCGCGAATTCAAATCGTCGGTTGTGACTAAGCTCACCGGTGGACTTGGGCTTCTGACCAAGCAGCGCAAGATCAAATACGTGCAAGGTCGCGGCAAGTTTGTTTCGTCGAATGCGATTGAGGTTGAACTTGTTGCTGGCGGCACGGAGCGCGTTGAATTTCAAAAGTGCATCCTTGCCAGCGGATCACGCGCCGCGCAGATTCCGAGTTTTCCAAATGACTCTCCGCACGTGTGGAATTCGCGCACGGCGCTCGACCTGCCGGAAATTCCCAAACGGCTCTTAGTCGTAGGCGGCGGCTACATCGGGCTCGAACTGGGGTCGGTCTATAGCGCGCTCGGATCGAAAGTGGTTGTGGTGGAAATGCTCGACAGTTTGCTTGCCGGAGCGGACGCCGACTTGGCGCGCTACCTTGTGCAAAAACTTTCGAAAGAATTCGAAGCGATTCACACGGGGACGCGAGTTGTTGATGTGCAAGCGAATAAGAGCGGCGTGACCGTAAAGTTTGACGGCAAGCACACGGGCGAAGAGAAGTTCGATAAGGTTCTTGTGTCGATTGGACGCCGACCGAACGTCGAGAATCTTGGTCTGGAAAACACTAAGGTCAAAGTCGGTCAAGATGGTTTCATTATAATAGATGCGTCGCGCCGAACTCATGATGCGAATATCTGGGCGATTGGCGATTGCGCAGGGCAGCCGATGCTTGCGCACAAAGCCAGCGCGGAAGGACGCGTCGCGGTCGAATCGATTTCAGGAAAGAAGAGTGTGTTTGCGCCCAGAGCAATTCCTGCGGTCGTCTTCACCGACCCGGAAATCGCGTGGGCAGGGTTGACTGAGAATGATGCGAAGGCTGCAAACCGCGACGTGAAGATTTTGAAATTCCCGTGGCCCGCATCAGGCCGCGCGTTGGCGATGGGTCGCACAGACGGCGTCACAAAACTCATTTGCGATCCCGCGACGGGGCAGGTGCTCGGAACAGGCATCGCGGGCGTGCATGCCGGAGACTTGATCGGCGAAGCCGTGCTCGCAATAGAAATGGGCGCCACAGCCGAAGACGTCGCGCTTTCGATTCATGCGCATCCGACGCTCTCCGAAACTATCATGGAAGCCGCGGAAATGATTTACGGAAGCAGTGTGCATTTCGTAGGACGAAAATAG